From the Clostridium sp. Marseille-P299 genome, one window contains:
- a CDS encoding YdcF family protein, which produces MIKFTMYTLRGISILSIVYYIIVLYVSGRKTSFSSFWLVAWMTSTSLSLFMTFALKNNSLIQLRISKLIMICFWTGLALFLIAEGFLIYFGNKIPNQNADYAIVLGAQVRGTTPSKTLEMRIRTAAYYLNENPDTIVICSGGQGPGEDVTEAYAIKQGLLKLGIDEERILLEENSTNTVENLKFSMEFIESPSQNIVIITSNFHCFRAMKLAKKLGLQNISSLGTSEFMVTTPQYYIREFFAFTKDLFVGNLSF; this is translated from the coding sequence ATGATTAAATTTACAATGTATACTCTCCGAGGTATTTCCATACTATCTATCGTATATTACATAATAGTATTATATGTTTCTGGGCGAAAGACTTCTTTTTCAAGTTTTTGGCTAGTAGCATGGATGACTTCTACTTCTTTGTCTTTATTTATGACCTTTGCACTTAAAAATAACTCACTTATTCAGCTACGAATTAGCAAACTCATAATGATATGTTTTTGGACAGGACTTGCGTTATTTCTTATTGCAGAAGGTTTTTTAATCTACTTTGGAAACAAAATTCCGAATCAAAATGCAGATTATGCAATAGTTTTAGGTGCGCAAGTAAGGGGCACAACACCCTCTAAAACACTGGAAATGAGAATCAGAACTGCTGCTTATTATTTAAATGAAAATCCTGATACAATTGTGATATGTTCTGGCGGACAAGGTCCAGGGGAAGATGTTACAGAAGCTTATGCAATAAAACAAGGACTCCTAAAACTTGGTATCGATGAAGAACGAATTTTATTAGAAGAAAATTCAACCAATACTGTTGAAAATTTAAAATTTAGCATGGAGTTCATTGAAAGTCCTTCACAAAATATAGTAATTATAACAAGTAACTTCCATTGTTTTCGAGCTATGAAATTGGCAAAAAAATTAGGACTACAAAATATTAGTAGTTTAGGAACCAGCGAATTTATGGTTACTACCCCTCAGTATTATATACGTGAGTTTTTTGCCTTTACCAAAGATTTATTTGTTGGTAATCTTTCATTTTAA
- a CDS encoding IS256 family transposase, whose amino-acid sequence MTYDNKNHKENLDLNSFFQEYILSLLKQTMETLMKEELTNVLNYEKYSPEGHGTGNSRNGYYSRNYETKYGTIEGIKIPRDRNNEFEQQLIPPYARRDDWLETMIIRMYASGASTREIAGIIEKLYGNSYSAATVSNITDVALEEIEQWHNRTLKKRYSVIYIDALHIKLRRDTVSSDAVYFILGVDEDGYREVLDFFIGVNESAYVWEDNLRLLKNRGVNEVLLFVMDGLNGLDDAVHRVYPKADIQRCIVHKVRNSIRSVRKKDINEFTADLKVVYESPNYDQCKVALDDFSTKWSKSYKRLVESWLNDEDLFTYYKYPVSIRKSIYTTNWIERFNKEVRRLIKTKDSLPTEDACSKLVYYKVISYNESWSSKKLRGFSSSYDSLQDMFTERYS is encoded by the coding sequence ATGACTTATGATAACAAAAATCACAAAGAAAATCTAGACTTAAACTCTTTTTTTCAAGAGTATATTCTTAGTCTGTTAAAACAAACCATGGAAACCTTAATGAAAGAGGAACTCACTAACGTTTTAAATTATGAAAAATACAGCCCGGAAGGTCATGGTACGGGTAACTCACGCAATGGTTACTACAGTCGTAACTATGAGACCAAATACGGTACAATTGAAGGAATCAAGATACCTCGTGATCGTAACAATGAGTTTGAGCAACAACTCATTCCTCCTTATGCAAGACGTGACGATTGGCTAGAAACAATGATTATTCGAATGTATGCCAGCGGTGCATCTACACGTGAAATTGCAGGTATTATAGAAAAGCTTTATGGTAATTCATATAGTGCTGCAACTGTAAGCAATATCACCGATGTTGCATTGGAAGAAATCGAACAATGGCATAATCGAACTCTCAAAAAACGCTACTCCGTTATATACATCGATGCACTTCATATCAAGCTAAGAAGAGATACTGTATCAAGTGATGCTGTATACTTCATCCTAGGCGTTGATGAAGATGGTTATCGTGAAGTATTAGACTTCTTCATCGGAGTAAATGAGAGTGCTTATGTCTGGGAAGATAACCTACGTCTACTTAAAAATCGCGGTGTAAATGAGGTTCTTCTCTTCGTAATGGACGGTCTCAATGGTTTAGATGATGCTGTTCACCGTGTGTATCCGAAAGCTGATATTCAACGTTGTATTGTTCATAAAGTGCGAAACTCCATCCGCAGTGTACGAAAGAAAGACATCAATGAATTTACAGCTGATCTGAAAGTAGTCTATGAATCACCAAACTATGATCAGTGTAAAGTTGCACTTGATGATTTTTCAACGAAATGGAGTAAATCTTATAAACGTTTAGTGGAATCCTGGTTAAATGATGAGGATTTATTTACGTACTACAAATATCCTGTTTCAATCCGTAAATCCATTTATACAACGAATTGGATTGAGCGATTCAATAAGGAAGTACGTCGCCTGATCAAGACCAAAGACTCTTTACCAACAGAAGATGCCTGCAGTAAGTTAGTTTACTACAAGGTCATTTCCTATAATGAATCATGGTCATCCAAGAAACTCAGAGGTTTTTCTAGCAGTTATGATTCCCTTCAGGATATGTTTACTGAGAGGTACTCATAA
- a CDS encoding family 43 glycosylhydrolase, with amino-acid sequence MKKEYAAYLFVTFTGESEDGEQVYFSVSRDGLHWRDLNCGKPVLTSSIGEKGARDPFIIRSCIDNKFYIIATDLRIANGKGWGTAVNNGSKSLIVWESDDLIHWSKEVKVDVGVEGAGCVWAPEAIYDHTKDAYFVFWASMVKGDGESTPRHKIYSSYTRDFKNFSKAEKYIVRDNDVIDTTIIEDNGIFYRFSKDETEKNIRVDKGSTLNSASFTKMSAPKVEELMGVEGPAIFKFNDREEWCLMLDQYAAKKGYLPLVTSNLSEGNYRILEPSEYDMGQNKKRHGSILNITEEEYNNLNKHFTLSFSLPLCYNKRCL; translated from the coding sequence TTGAAAAAAGAATATGCTGCATATTTATTTGTGACATTTACAGGGGAGAGCGAAGATGGAGAACAAGTATATTTTTCAGTAAGCCGTGATGGCTTACATTGGAGAGATTTAAATTGTGGGAAGCCTGTCTTGACATCCTCCATAGGAGAGAAGGGGGCAAGGGACCCTTTTATCATACGTAGTTGTATCGATAATAAATTTTATATTATTGCGACAGATTTAAGGATTGCAAATGGAAAAGGGTGGGGAACGGCAGTTAATAATGGAAGTAAATCTCTCATTGTTTGGGAATCGGATGATTTAATACATTGGTCAAAAGAAGTAAAAGTTGATGTAGGAGTAGAAGGTGCTGGATGTGTCTGGGCTCCAGAGGCTATCTATGATCATACAAAAGATGCTTATTTTGTATTTTGGGCGTCTATGGTAAAAGGAGATGGAGAAAGTACTCCAAGGCATAAAATTTATAGTTCCTATACAAGAGATTTTAAGAATTTTTCAAAGGCAGAAAAATATATTGTAAGGGATAATGATGTGATAGATACCACAATTATTGAAGATAATGGTATATTCTATCGATTTTCAAAGGATGAAACTGAAAAGAATATTCGAGTTGACAAAGGAAGTACATTAAATAGCGCATCATTCACAAAAATGAGTGCACCAAAAGTTGAAGAGTTAATGGGAGTAGAAGGTCCAGCTATATTTAAGTTTAATGACCGTGAAGAATGGTGTCTTATGTTAGATCAGTATGCAGCGAAAAAGGGATACTTACCATTGGTAACATCAAATTTATCAGAAGGAAATTATCGTATATTAGAGCCAAGTGAATATGATATGGGTCAAAATAAAAAAAGACATGGCTCAATACTTAATATTACAGAAGAGGAATATAATAATTTAAACAAACATTTTACTCTTTCCTTTTCTTTACCACTGTGCTACAATAAAAGATGTCTGTAA
- a CDS encoding ArsR/SmtB family transcription factor has translation MQQSIKLSLDDCEQLSLIGRALSANTRIEILRLLCNKDMNINEIAECLSIPQSSAAAHVKVLEETNLIKTTLQPGVRGSMKLCSKLVDAIDISLDSQQINKERTEIIHMPIGNYVDYKVEPTCGIVSEKGPIGQEDEPRCFYHPERYKAKLLWFGKGYVEYRFPNNILKDNKEKRIDLSMELCAEDHEYNLNYPSDITVWINGIDAGTYYCPSDFGGRRGILNPDWWPDKNTQYGVLKTWSLREEGTFIDEELVHSTPISSYHLGETEYISVRIGIKDNAKNVGGINLFGDCFGDFPQHIKMVIHY, from the coding sequence ATGCAACAATCAATTAAATTAAGTTTAGATGATTGTGAACAATTATCTTTAATCGGCAGAGCTCTATCTGCAAATACACGCATAGAGATTTTACGATTGTTATGTAATAAAGATATGAATATAAATGAAATAGCAGAATGCTTATCCATACCGCAATCATCAGCAGCAGCTCATGTCAAAGTTTTAGAAGAAACGAATCTTATAAAAACAACGCTTCAACCAGGGGTTCGAGGATCTATGAAACTATGTTCAAAATTAGTTGATGCAATTGATATCTCTCTTGACTCACAGCAAATAAATAAAGAACGCACGGAAATTATCCATATGCCGATTGGAAATTATGTGGATTATAAAGTAGAACCAACTTGTGGTATTGTATCAGAAAAAGGACCGATTGGGCAAGAGGATGAGCCTAGGTGCTTTTATCATCCAGAACGTTATAAGGCAAAATTATTATGGTTTGGAAAAGGATATGTAGAATATCGATTTCCAAATAATATTTTAAAGGATAACAAAGAGAAACGAATTGATCTATCCATGGAACTTTGTGCAGAAGATCATGAGTATAATTTGAATTATCCTTCCGACATTACAGTTTGGATTAATGGGATTGATGCTGGAACTTATTACTGTCCAAGTGACTTTGGCGGTAGAAGAGGAATACTTAATCCAGATTGGTGGCCAGATAAAAATACACAATATGGGGTATTAAAAACCTGGAGTCTTAGAGAAGAAGGTACCTTTATTGATGAAGAGCTAGTTCATAGCACACCGATATCTTCTTATCATTTAGGAGAAACTGAATATATTTCTGTTCGCATTGGTATTAAAGATAATGCAAAGAATGTCGGTGGTATTAACTTATTTGGTGATTGTTTTGGAGATTTCCCACAACATATTAAAATGGTCATTCATTATTAA